In Acidisarcina polymorpha, the DNA window TTCGCCGGTGCGACGACCGGCCAGCAGCTCCTCTATGCGCTCGATGAGCAGGTCCGCCGCTATGAGTCTGAAGGCAAGGTCCAGAAGTATGAGGGTTGGGAGTTCCTCTCGGCAGTGCTTGACGAGAGCAAGGTTTGCCGAGGCATCTGTGCGATGAATCTCCGCACCATGGAGGTTCGTACTTTCCCCGCCGACGCCATCATCATCGCCACCGGCGGCATCGGAGCGATCTTTGGCAAGAGCACCAACTCTGTCGTCTGCACCGGTTCGGCGCAGTCGGCTCTCTATCAGCAGGGTGCTTATTACGCCAATGGCGAGTTCATCCAGGTTCACCCAACTTCCATTCCCGGCGAAGACAAGCTTCGGCTGATGTCGGAGTCGGCGCGGGGGGAGGGCGGCCGCGTCTGGGTACCGCGTAAAGCTGGGGACAGCCGCGACTGGAAGAGCATTCCGGCTGCGGAGCGCTTTTACTTCCTGGAAGAGTGGTATCCCAAATACGGCAATCTGGTGCCACGCGATGTGGCGACTCGAGCGATTCATAAAGTCGTCTACGAACTTGGGCTGGGCATCGATGGTCAACCGATGGTCTATCTCGACCTCACCCACATCGACCGTGAGACCCTCAACCGCAAACTAGAAGGCATCCTCGAAATTTACGAGAAATTTGTCGGCGACGATCCTCGCGAAGTACCGATGAAAATCTTCCCGGGAATGCACTACACCATGGGTGGACTTTGGGTCGACTACAACCAGATGACCAACCTGTCCGGAGTCTTCGCGGCGGGCGAGGCTGAATACAACTATCACGGCGCGAATCGCCTGGGGGCGAATTCCCTGCTCTCCTGCATCCACGGTGGATTTGTCGCCGGACCCAAGGCTCTCGAATATGCTAAGGCGCTTCCCGCGGCACAAGGCGACGGCGGCCACAGTGCAGAAAAGAAGCGGCAGGAAGAGATGAATGCCGGCCTGATGCGGTCCGACGGCACGGAAAATCCATTCAAGCTGTGGCGTGAACTTGGCGACACCATGACCAAGAACGTCACCGTGATCCGCTACAACAAGGGCTGTAAAGAGGCCGATGTCAAGATTTACGAACTCCTGGAGCGCTACCGGAACATCAATCTGAGCGATAAAAGTTCGTGGGCCAACACCAGCTTCGCCTTCACCCGGCAGCTATATAACATGCTGCAACTCGGGCGGGTTGTCGCCCAGGGCGCAGCGCTTCGCGATGAGTCTCGCGGTGCGCACTATAAACCCGACTTTCCGGAGCGGAACGACGAGAAGTTCCTGAAAACGACCAAAGCCTACTTCGCGCCGGATGCCGATGAACCGAGGTTCGAGTACGAAACGGTAGATACGCAATTTATTAAGCCCCGCCCGCGCCGCTACGACGCCGTGAAATAAAGTAGGCGAGTTCGCCCAGGGTTAGCAAGCGGACCTAGGTCCGCGAGGCAGCAAAGAACCGGAGAAATGATGCCCGAACGCACTATCAAAATCGAAATCAAGCGCCAGAGCGGACCCGATGCCGAGGCGCACTGGGACAAGTTCGAGCTCCCTTATCGTCCTGGAATGAACGTCATCTCCTCGATGATGGAGATTGCCGCCAACCCGGTCACCGCGGATGGCAAAGCCACTACGCCGATCGCCTACGACTCCAATTGCCTGGAAGAGATCTGCGGCTCCTGTGCGATGCTGATCAACGGAAAGGCGAAGATGGCCTGTTCAGCACTCGTCGATAACCTGGAGCAGCCTATTCGTTTGGAGCCATTATCGAAATTTCCGGTAATCCGTGACCTGGCCGTCGACCGCAGTGTCCTCTTCGAGAATCTCAAGCGGGTCAAGGCCTGGGTGCCAGTCGACGGCTCCTACGACCTCGGTCCCGGACCACGCATCTTCCCGCAATCGCAGGAAGAGAGCTATCCGCTCTCCAATTGCATCTCCTGCACGATCTGCATGGAGGTCTGCCCGCAGTTCAATGAGTCGACCGGCTTTGTCGGAGCGGCCACGATAGCGCAGGTCAAGCTCTTCAATGAAAACCCTACCGGCAAGGTGCTCAAGCAAGACCGGCTGCGTGCGCTGATGGGAGATGGCGGCATTGCCGACTGCGCTTACGCACAGAACTGCGTCAACGCCTGCCCCAAGCAACTGCCGCTCACCCGCGCCATCTCCGATGTCAGCCGTGATGTGATTGTGCAAGGCATCAAGGACTTCTTCACTCACTAAGCCCTTCGTTCGCGATTCGAGTGGAATTCACTTTCGGCTGGCCATCGCCGGGGTGAATTCGACTCACTTGTTCGACTCCCTGTTTCAACTCCACGTCCTTCTTTTTTATTTTCCTTGACGGCCCTCCCTCCGTGCCTGATTATTCTTTCATTCAAACGATTGAATAGTCTGCACTTACCTTTCGACCAAGAGGACCGCCCATGGATCATTTCCCTTCCCGTCACTCTGCTCTCGCCGGTGTCCTCGTTTCTTTCGCCGCGGTTCTGTTGCCAGCTTGCTCCGTTGCGCAGGACACGAAGACGGTCCATCCCCAGAAGCGGATCGTCGGGGACTACACCTATTACAGCAAGTTCAACAACCCGCCTTACGGCGCGGACCAGATTCCCTACCACAAGCTCACCCATATCATTCATGCCGGAGTTCCGTTCGATGCCGAAGGAAACCTGCAAGTACCGGACGGATTCATCGAGCCGGAGATGATTACGAAGGCTCATGATGCCGGGACGAAGGTCGTGTTGCTGATCGGCGGAGATGTTCCGGCGCTCGAGACCAATCCCGGTATGCTCAAGCCCTTGCTCAAGAACCTGAAGACCTTCGTGACAGAACACGATTACGATGGACTCGATCTCGATTGGGAATATCCATTGAGCGCAGAAGACACGGCGGTGCTGCTTAAGCTCATGACTGCACTGCGCGCGACCTTTCCCAGCCCTCGCTACACTCTGTCGATCGATGCGGCGCCATGGAACGAGCCGGCCTATGACGTCCCCCACCTGAGAAAGGTCATCGATTGGTTCAACATCATGACTTACGATTGCGCCGGTCCGTGGACCGCGCATGCTCAATTGAATTCACCGATCTTCTGGGACCCGAAGAATCCTCATCCGGAAGAGTGCGAACCCGGCGCCAGCGACCAAGAGTCGGCTGATATCTTCCTCGCCGACGCGCCTGCGTCTCAACTGAATCAAGGAACCCCGTTCTACGGCTATGAATATACCAACGTCAAGAAACTGTTCGGCACCTGCCCCAATGCTTCAACTACGGAAGATGGGGACTGCGACGATACGGTGTTGACGCTTGGATATGGCAGCGACATCAAGAAGCTGATCAACAAGAAGGGCTGGGTCGAGCACCGCGACCCGGTCGCCTTGGTTCCCTATCTCCTGAAGAAGGATGGTTCGCCGGGATTCATCACCTACGACGATGCTGAGTCTACTTACATCCGGGTGTGGTATTCGGATTGGGAGCGTGGCCTGGGCGGTACCTTCCTGTGGGCGCTCGATGAGGACTACGACGGCCACTCGCAGGACCTGTTAGACGCAATGTACAAGGCGTCGAAACGGATCCCCCCCTGCGACGACAAACCCTCAAAGTAACAACAAGAAACAAACGACGGGCCAACTGCTCCCTCGGAGCATGGCCCGTTTGCTATGCTGGGTTACAATCCTCGTAACACGCGTTGCATTCAAACTATGAGAGCATTTGCCGGAACCTTCCTGCTGCTTGCCACTCTTGCGTCATCCGGTGCGCAAATTTCTTCCGAAAAGGATTCTGTGCCCCAGACGAAATCCACTTCGGTCGCACCTCCAACGAGCGCGATCATTATCGATACCCATGCGGACACCCCGCAGCGTTTTGTGGACGAGGGCTATGATCTCAGCGATCCGCTGAACGGTGGCCAGGTCAACTTCGACTCAGCGAAGCGGGGCAATCTTGGCGCGGAGTTCTTCTCTATCTGGGTTGAACCCGACCTCTGGAAGGGCCACTATGCCAAGCGCACCCTGGAGCTGATCGATTCGGTCTACCAGCAGGCGGCCAAGCATCCTGACAAGATGCGAATGGCATTCTCTTCCGCCGACATCGTTGCCGCACACCGCGAACACAAGCTCGCCGCATTGATGGGCATCGAAGGTGGCCACTCCATCGAAGATAGTCTCGCCTTGCTGCGCGACTACTATCGGCTTGGAGTTCGTTATATGACGCTGACCTGGTCGAACTCGACCGACTGGGCCGACTCTTCCGGTCAGATCGATCCGAAGAACCCGGATGATCCCAAGGTGCCTCATACGAAGGAGGGACTTACCGAGTTCGGTAAAGATGTGGTTTATGAGATGAACCGTCTTGGCATGATGGTCGACATCTCCCACGTCGCCGATAAGACTTTTTTCCGGACCCTGGTGATCAGCCGCGCCCCCGTGATTGCTTCCCATTCGGCGGCGCGGGCGCTCTGCGATGCTCCGCGCAACATGACGGACGATATGCTTCGGGCAATTGCCATCAACGGCGGGGTGGTGCAGGTGGTCTTCTACTCCGCGTTTATCAGCCAGGCTTTTCGCGATGCTGCCCTGGCGCAGAAGCCCGAAGTCGATAAGGCAATACAAGCTTTCAAAGACAAAGCCAGTAGTGAAGGAAAGCAAGTCACCTTTGGAGATTTAGAGAAGTTACAAAGAAGTTATGCCGACAAGATCCCGCGTCCACCGCTGAGCGCGCTTATCGATCAGATCGATCATGTGGCTAAGGTTGCGGGCATCGATCACGTTGGGCTCGGTTCCGACTTCGATGGAGTTTCCGGTCAGTTGCCGGAGGGTATCGACTCGGCCGCGGACTTGCCGAAGATCACGGCTGCGTTGATGGCTCGCGGCTATTCCGCCGCCGATTGCGAGAAGATCCTCGGCGGAAATCTGCTCCGTGTCTTCCGCGAAGTGGAGAAAGTGAGCAAGCAGTTGCAGTCGGAAAACCGTCCTCGCATCAGTGAGAAGCAGCCTTTCGATAAGAAGTGAGCGGTTCCGTGACCAGGCATGCGCTGGCCTTAATCGATACCCATGCGATAACCTCTAAGGTGGAAGCCCGCATGAAGCCAATAACGAACCTTGCCGCTGTTGCTCTGACCTGGACGCTTTGCACCTTTGTTTGCTTAGGGCAGCAGTCTACGCCGACGCCCCAACAATCCGCTCCTCCGCCCGCAGCGCCAGCGCCGCTGCCGGACGCCCCGTCATCGAACGCTCCCGTGGTACTGCAGCCTACCGGTCCGACGGCTGTCTTCGATACCAGCATGGGCCGCATGACGTGCAAGCTCTTCGACAAGGAAGCGCCAGAGACGGTTGCCAACTTCATCGGCCTGGCGGAGGGCAAGAAGGACTGGACTGACCCCGCGACCCACAAGAAAA includes these proteins:
- the sdhA gene encoding succinate dehydrogenase flavoprotein subunit, which produces MAASPRIIVVGGGLAGLSAVMKIAEAGGKVDLFSIVPVKRSHSVCAQGGINAAKNLKGEGDSTWAHFDDTIYGGDFLANQTPVKNMCDNGPAIIDLLDRMGVPFNRTPEGLLDFRRFGGTLFHRTAFAGATTGQQLLYALDEQVRRYESEGKVQKYEGWEFLSAVLDESKVCRGICAMNLRTMEVRTFPADAIIIATGGIGAIFGKSTNSVVCTGSAQSALYQQGAYYANGEFIQVHPTSIPGEDKLRLMSESARGEGGRVWVPRKAGDSRDWKSIPAAERFYFLEEWYPKYGNLVPRDVATRAIHKVVYELGLGIDGQPMVYLDLTHIDRETLNRKLEGILEIYEKFVGDDPREVPMKIFPGMHYTMGGLWVDYNQMTNLSGVFAAGEAEYNYHGANRLGANSLLSCIHGGFVAGPKALEYAKALPAAQGDGGHSAEKKRQEEMNAGLMRSDGTENPFKLWRELGDTMTKNVTVIRYNKGCKEADVKIYELLERYRNINLSDKSSWANTSFAFTRQLYNMLQLGRVVAQGAALRDESRGAHYKPDFPERNDEKFLKTTKAYFAPDADEPRFEYETVDTQFIKPRPRRYDAVK
- the sdhB gene encoding succinate dehydrogenase iron-sulfur subunit, which gives rise to MPERTIKIEIKRQSGPDAEAHWDKFELPYRPGMNVISSMMEIAANPVTADGKATTPIAYDSNCLEEICGSCAMLINGKAKMACSALVDNLEQPIRLEPLSKFPVIRDLAVDRSVLFENLKRVKAWVPVDGSYDLGPGPRIFPQSQEESYPLSNCISCTICMEVCPQFNESTGFVGAATIAQVKLFNENPTGKVLKQDRLRALMGDGGIADCAYAQNCVNACPKQLPLTRAISDVSRDVIVQGIKDFFTH
- a CDS encoding glycoside hydrolase family 18 protein, whose amino-acid sequence is MDHFPSRHSALAGVLVSFAAVLLPACSVAQDTKTVHPQKRIVGDYTYYSKFNNPPYGADQIPYHKLTHIIHAGVPFDAEGNLQVPDGFIEPEMITKAHDAGTKVVLLIGGDVPALETNPGMLKPLLKNLKTFVTEHDYDGLDLDWEYPLSAEDTAVLLKLMTALRATFPSPRYTLSIDAAPWNEPAYDVPHLRKVIDWFNIMTYDCAGPWTAHAQLNSPIFWDPKNPHPEECEPGASDQESADIFLADAPASQLNQGTPFYGYEYTNVKKLFGTCPNASTTEDGDCDDTVLTLGYGSDIKKLINKKGWVEHRDPVALVPYLLKKDGSPGFITYDDAESTYIRVWYSDWERGLGGTFLWALDEDYDGHSQDLLDAMYKASKRIPPCDDKPSK
- a CDS encoding dipeptidase, which encodes MPQTKSTSVAPPTSAIIIDTHADTPQRFVDEGYDLSDPLNGGQVNFDSAKRGNLGAEFFSIWVEPDLWKGHYAKRTLELIDSVYQQAAKHPDKMRMAFSSADIVAAHREHKLAALMGIEGGHSIEDSLALLRDYYRLGVRYMTLTWSNSTDWADSSGQIDPKNPDDPKVPHTKEGLTEFGKDVVYEMNRLGMMVDISHVADKTFFRTLVISRAPVIASHSAARALCDAPRNMTDDMLRAIAINGGVVQVVFYSAFISQAFRDAALAQKPEVDKAIQAFKDKASSEGKQVTFGDLEKLQRSYADKIPRPPLSALIDQIDHVAKVAGIDHVGLGSDFDGVSGQLPEGIDSAADLPKITAALMARGYSAADCEKILGGNLLRVFREVEKVSKQLQSENRPRISEKQPFDKK